In a single window of the Natronosalvus caseinilyticus genome:
- a CDS encoding DUF7344 domain-containing protein: MNNDRGGPPFASDETRRQLDKLLAVLSNQRRRDLLYHLLAVEVTDVETLAIEMSAEIESVSTTEVSNDIREQVQINLVHTDLPKLVEIGAIEFDRRTGDIRSRNFSPLLDQIVEACQDIEIDD; encoded by the coding sequence ATGAATAACGATAGAGGAGGGCCACCATTCGCGAGTGATGAAACTCGCCGTCAGCTCGACAAACTCCTCGCCGTTCTCTCCAACCAACGCAGGCGAGATCTCCTTTATCATCTTCTCGCGGTCGAAGTTACCGATGTAGAGACCCTTGCAATTGAAATGTCAGCAGAAATCGAAAGCGTTTCGACCACCGAAGTTTCGAACGATATTCGAGAACAGGTGCAAATAAACTTGGTTCATACCGATCTCCCGAAGCTCGTTGAGATCGGTGCAATCGAGTTTGATCGGCGGACTGGCGATATTCGCAGCCGAAACTTTTCGCCACTACTCGACCAGATCGTAGAAGCCTGTCAGGATATCGAAATAGACGACTAA